The following are encoded in a window of Diorhabda sublineata isolate icDioSubl1.1 chromosome 5, icDioSubl1.1, whole genome shotgun sequence genomic DNA:
- the LOC130443945 gene encoding ADP-ribosylation factor-like protein 6-interacting protein 4 produces the protein MTKNKYKNENEEKNSKVKVKQKRKADSSESDDDKTETNKSYKKKRNAETSTSSSSSNSSSSTSSTSSDSSTDHVSKSKNKVRKKRKKSSSTSTTSSSSESSVSEEKNNKKKRKVLRKKRPPKETGTSSTSITTSSSSSSDEKSKKKKKGKLRETNDSMDIPLSLMDKSKSLAPMSKEEWEKKQATIKRVFDESTGRHRLIKGDGEILEEIVSRERHKEINKNATKGDGEYFQNKLSNTLKK, from the exons ATGacaaagaataaatataaaaatgaaaatgaagaaaagaacAGCAAAGTTAAAGTAAAGCAGAAAAGAAAAGCAGACAGTTCAGAAAGTGATGATGataaaacagaaacaaataaatcCTACAAGAAAAAACGTAACGCAGAGACCTCAACTAGTTCGTCCTCGTCAAATTCTAGCAGTTCTACAAGTAGCACCAGCAGTGACTCAAGCACTGATCATGTttctaaatcaaaaaataaagtaaggaaaaagagaaaaaaatcaagttctACCTCGACAACCAGTAGCTCAAGTGAATCTTCAGtttcagaagaaaaaaacaataagaagaaaagaaag gttttaagaaaaaaacgaccGCCTAAAGAAACAGGCACATCATCCACATCAATTACAACTAGTAGTAGTTCATCTAGTGATGAGAAGtctaagaagaaaaagaagggAAAATTGAGAGAGACCAATGATTCAATGGATATTCCATTAAGCTTAATGGATAAAAGTAAATCACTGGCTCCAATGAGTAAGGAAGAATGGGAAAAAAAACAAGCCACAATTAAGAGAGTTTTTGATGAATCTACTGGGCGTCACAG GTTGATAAAAGGAGATGGAGAAATATTGGAAGAAATTGTTAGTAGAGAACGAcacaaagaaattaataaaaatgctaCCAAAGGAGATGGagaatactttcaaaataaattatccaATACTTTAAAGAAATAG
- the LOC130443943 gene encoding RING finger and transmembrane domain-containing protein 2 has protein sequence MTHNTNQNFSFQRSQSVDLTQPQSRTFFHATSNSNLSSMSAPASFQRRTVESARQLRDSITTVIRDLEPLVETARSVNAEVTNFLSRPQSEQTVPRPANESHNDSFYINLEVEPTRDPEIPIQPENEINPGNNADNNNTENDERNQTVAEAQQFLKVLSKYVPFVLILIAKSLYDYHDGIFILAVLFITFAHTNSVVKRETIKRQRRSKGSLALELLYIIVCLLFIHYVFADDLHDFNVILNLVLIRSFTHTLTVWNLLWIVTITDFTLKLLTVSVKILLTMLPGAVLDFKKRGKIYLFIEAISQMYRSIVTIQPWLYYLLESYQGPEKIVAVFLSAFYMISKGSDLMLRVKLLKVACLKLLQNVSIGSSPSKDQIQTAGDHCPICHDQYDSPVLLQCRHIFCESCVTTWFDREQTCPLCRAKIVDDPSWRDGSTAYFMQLF, from the exons atgacGCACAATACGAATCAAAACTTTTCTTTCCAAAGAAGTCAGTCAGTTGATCTAACTCAACCTCAGTCGAGGACATTTTTTCATGCAACTAGTAATAGCAACTTATCTTCAATGTCTGCTCCAGCTTCTTTTCAGAGAAGAACAGTAGAAAGTGCAAGACAATTGCGGGATAGCATAACTACAGTCATTAGAGATTTAGAGCCTCTTGTGGAAACTGCGCGATCAGTCAATGCAGAAGTTACTAACTTTCTAAGTAGACCTCAATCTGAACAGACTGTTCCTAGACCTGCTAATGAAAGTCATAatgatagtttttatattaatttagaaGTAGAACCGACCAGGGATCCTGAAATTCCTATTCAACCGGAAAATGAAATAAACCCAGGAAATAATGCTGATAATAACAATACAGAGAATGATGAAAGAAATCAGACTGTAGCTGAAGCTCAACAGTTTCTTAAAGTGTTATCAAAATATGttccttttgttttaatacTAATAGCCAAATCTCTTTATGACTATCATgatggaatttttattttagctgtattatttataacatttgcACATACAAATTCAGTTGTTAAAAGGGAAACTATCAAAAGACAAAGAAGAAGTAAAGGCTCACTTGCTCTGGAGTTGTTATATATTATAGTGTGTcttctatttattcattatgTGTTTGCTGATGATCTACATGATTTTAATGTTATATTGAATTTGGTATTAATAAGATCATTTACACACACACTTACTGTTTGGAACTTGTTGTGGATTGTAACTATTACTGATTTTACACTAAAATTATTGACGGTTTCTGTTAAAATTCTATTAACAATGTTGCCTGGAGCAGTGTTGGATTTTAAAAAAAGG gGAAAAATCTACTTGTTTATAGAAGCAATTTCCCAAATGTATAGAAGTATTGTTACTATACAACCTTGGTTGTACTACTTACTAGAATCGTATCAAGGACCTGAAAAGATCGTGGCTGTATTTCTCTCTGCTTTCTATATGATATCTAAAGGATCTGACCTAATGTTGAGGGTGAAATTACTGAAAGTTGCTTGTTTGAAACTTCTTCAGAATGTG AGCATTGGATCTTCGCCCAGTAAAGATCAAATCCAAACAGCTGGTGATCATTGTCCAATATGTCATGATCAGTATGATTCACCCGTTTTACTTCAATGTAGACACATCTTTTGTGAAAGTTGTGTTACTACTTGGTTTGATAGAGAACAAACTTGTCCACTTTGTAGGGCAAAAATAGTAGATGATCCTTCATGGAGGGATGGATCTACGGCATATTTTATGCAGTTGTTTTAA
- the LOC130443946 gene encoding probable peptidyl-tRNA hydrolase 2, whose amino-acid sequence MNDQGQIEFKPNEEFLHQLVSMGINHDLAVQALFCTGNILDEAVEYVFSNPEEESTDFILDAKQGSSDNYKMIFVVNGSLKMGVGKIAAQVGHACLGLFREIMVEKKVELEAWEYYGEKKIVLKGIDATHLEMLFEKAKEKDIPCYLVRDAGHTQIAPGSVTVLSLFGLEEDVNHITGTLNLL is encoded by the exons ATGAATGATCAAGGTCAAATTGAATTTAAGCCAAATGAAGAATTTTTGCATCAGTTAGTTTCTATGGGAATAAATCACGATCTTGCTGTACAG gcCCTTTTCTGTACAGGGAATATATTGGATGAGGCTGTCGAATATGTATTTAGTAACCCTGAAGAAGAATCTACGGACTTTATTCTTGATGCAAAACAAGGTAGTTCCGACAATTACAAAATGATATTTGTAGTAAATGGTTCTCTAAAAATGGGAGTAGGAAAAATTGCTGCCCAA GTAGGTCATGCTTGCTTAGGATTGTTTCGAGAAATCATGGTGGAAAAGAAGGTTGAACTAGAAGCTTGGGAGTACTATGG GGAGAAAAAAATAGTACTGAAAGGAATTGATGCAACACATTTAGAAATGCTCTTTGAAAAAGCAAAAGAGAAAGATATTCCTTGTTACCTAGTTCGTGATGCAGGCCACACTCAAATAGCACCAGGCTCAGTTACAGTTCTTAGTTTATTTGGATTAGAAGAAGATGTCAATCATATTACTGGAACACTTAATTTATTGTGA